A genome region from Phocoena sinus isolate mPhoSin1 chromosome 16, mPhoSin1.pri, whole genome shotgun sequence includes the following:
- the LOC116741887 gene encoding LOW QUALITY PROTEIN: 40S ribosomal protein S6-like (The sequence of the model RefSeq protein was modified relative to this genomic sequence to represent the inferred CDS: inserted 1 base in 1 codon), whose product MDDDFLPFDTWLILTHLRIQLKYHLEALHSSFRQTLFCGAPEAVSRFRIKLNISFPTTGCQKLIEVDDEQKLRTFYEKHMATEVAADTLGEEWKGYVVQISGGNDKQGFPMKQRVLTHGQVRLLLSKGHSCDRPRRTGERKRKSVRGCIVDANLNVLNLVIVKXEKDIPGLTDTTVPRRLGPKRASRIHKLFNLSKEDDVRQYVVRKPLNKEGKKPRTKAPKIQRLVTPRVLQHKHRRIALKTQCTKKNKEEAAEYAKLLAKRMKEAKEKCHEQIAKRQRLSSLRASTSKSESSQK is encoded by the exons ATGGATG atGACTTCCTCCCTTTTGACACCTGGCTAATTCTGACCCATCTTAGAATTCAGCTCAAGTATCACCTTGAAGCATTACACAGCTCCTTCAGGCAGA CTCTTTTTTGTGGCGCCCCGGAGGCGGTCAGCCGCTTCAGAATAAAGCTGAACATTTCTTTCCCGACCACTGGCTGCCAGAAACTCATTGAAGTGGACGATGAACAAAAACTTCGTACCTTTTATGAGAAGCATATGGCCACAGAAGTTGCTGCTGACACTCTGGGTGAAGAATGGAAGGGTTATGTGGTCCAAATCAGTGGTGGGAACGACAAACAGGGTTTCCCCATGAAGCAGCGTGTCTTGACCCATGGCCAAGTTCGCCTGCTACTGAGTAAGGGGCATTCCTGTGACAGACCAAGGAGGACTGGAGAAAGAAAGCGCAAATCTGTACGGGGTTGCATTGTGGATGCCAATCTGAACGTTCTCAATTTGGTCATTGTAA GGGAGAAGGATATTCCTGGACTCACTGATACTACTGTGCCTCGTCGCCTGGGGCCCAAAAGAGCTAGCAGAATCCACAAACTTTTCAATCTCTCTAAAGAAGATGATGTCCGTCAGTATGTTGTGAGAAAGCCCCTAAACAAAGAAGGTAAGAAACCTAGGACCAAAGCACCCAAGATTCAGCGTCTTGTTACTCCACGTGTTCTGCAACACAAACATCGGCGAATTGCTCTGAAGACACAGTGtactaagaaaaataaggaagaggcTGCAGAATATGCTAAACTTTTGGCCAAGAGAATGAAGGAGGCCAAAGAAAAATGCCATGAACAGATTGCCAAGAGACAGAGGCTGTCCTCTCTGAGAGCTTCTACTTCTAAGTCTGAGTCCAGTCAAAAATGA